The following are encoded together in the Xanthobacter autotrophicus Py2 genome:
- a CDS encoding Surfeit locus 1 family protein (PFAM: Surfeit locus 1 family protein~KEGG: bbt:BBta_2034 putative SURF1 family protein), with product MSAAPDSATGRARRPGRGLVVPALAALVAFLILIGLGTWQLERLAWKEELLARVDARVHAPPAPVPAPELWPRLSREADEYRRVRVRGTFDHGRETLVYTVRGEDAVGPVKGQGYLVVTPLLRPDGPPILVNRGFVPSDRRDPASRAAGQVAGEVEVVGLLRLPEEASWFVPANDPAHESFFRMDPAGISAARGLTGAAPFVIDEEANAVPGGLPLSGGTRLAFPNRHLEYALTWYGLAAALVGVTAAFLWTRRRSGGPG from the coding sequence GTGAGCGCTGCGCCGGACTCCGCGACCGGGCGCGCGCGGCGGCCGGGCCGCGGCCTGGTGGTGCCCGCACTTGCCGCCCTGGTGGCCTTCCTCATCCTGATCGGCCTCGGGACCTGGCAGCTGGAGCGCCTGGCGTGGAAGGAAGAGCTGCTCGCCCGCGTGGACGCGCGTGTCCATGCCCCGCCCGCGCCTGTTCCGGCTCCGGAACTCTGGCCCAGGCTCAGCCGCGAGGCGGACGAGTATCGCCGGGTTCGGGTGCGTGGCACCTTTGATCATGGGCGGGAAACCCTGGTCTATACGGTGCGCGGCGAGGATGCGGTGGGTCCCGTGAAGGGGCAGGGCTATCTCGTTGTGACGCCGCTGCTGCGCCCGGACGGGCCGCCGATCCTGGTCAATCGCGGCTTCGTCCCGTCCGACCGGCGCGATCCCGCCTCCCGCGCCGCCGGCCAGGTGGCGGGTGAGGTGGAGGTGGTGGGCCTGCTGCGTCTGCCGGAGGAGGCGAGCTGGTTCGTGCCGGCCAACGATCCCGCCCATGAGAGCTTTTTCCGCATGGATCCCGCTGGCATCTCCGCCGCCCGCGGCCTCACGGGCGCGGCGCCCTTCGTCATCGACGAGGAGGCGAATGCCGTGCCGGGCGGGCTGCCCCTGTCCGGCGGCACGCGCCTCGCGTTTCCCAACCGTCATCTGGAATATGCGCTTACCTGGTACGGCCTCGCCGCTGCCCTGGTGGGCGTGACGGCCGCCTTCCTGTGGACCCGGCGCCGCAGCGGGGGGCCGGGCTGA
- a CDS encoding ATPase associated with various cellular activities AAA_5 (PFAM: AAA ATPase central domain protein; ATPase associated with various cellular activities AAA_5~SMART: AAA ATPase~KEGG: rpd:RPD_3462 ATPase associated with various cellular activities, AAA_5): MRFEGTQSYVATDDLKVAVNAAIVLERPLLVKGEPGTGKTVLAQEVAAALGAPLIEWHVKSTTKAQQGLYEYDAVARLRDSQLGDPRVHDITNYIRRGKLWTAFASDVRPVLLIDEVDKADIEFPNDLLLELDRMEFHVYETGEQVKARQRPLVIITSNNEKELPDAFLRRCFFHYIRFPDAETMRAIVEVHFPGIKQRLVGEAMRLFYELREVPGLKKKPSTSELIDWLKLLLAEDVDSETLRQQDLRKTIPPLAGALLKNEQDVHLFERLAFLARREQR, encoded by the coding sequence ATGCGTTTCGAGGGCACGCAGAGCTATGTGGCGACCGATGACCTGAAGGTGGCGGTCAACGCTGCCATCGTGCTCGAACGCCCCCTGCTGGTGAAGGGCGAGCCCGGAACCGGCAAGACCGTGCTGGCGCAGGAGGTTGCAGCAGCGCTCGGCGCGCCGCTCATCGAATGGCACGTGAAATCCACCACCAAGGCCCAGCAGGGCCTCTATGAGTACGATGCCGTGGCTCGCCTGCGCGACAGCCAGCTCGGCGACCCCAGGGTGCACGACATCACCAATTACATCCGCCGCGGCAAGCTGTGGACGGCGTTCGCCTCCGACGTGCGGCCGGTGCTTCTCATCGACGAGGTGGACAAGGCCGACATCGAATTCCCCAACGACCTGCTGCTGGAACTCGACCGCATGGAGTTCCACGTCTACGAGACCGGCGAGCAGGTGAAGGCGCGCCAGCGCCCGCTGGTCATCATCACCTCCAACAACGAGAAGGAGCTGCCCGACGCCTTTCTGCGCCGCTGCTTCTTCCACTACATCCGTTTCCCCGACGCCGAGACCATGCGCGCCATCGTCGAGGTGCATTTCCCCGGCATCAAGCAGCGGCTCGTGGGCGAGGCCATGCGCCTGTTCTACGAACTGCGCGAGGTGCCCGGCCTGAAGAAGAAGCCGTCCACCTCCGAGCTGATCGACTGGCTGAAGCTGCTGCTCGCCGAGGATGTGGACAGCGAGACGCTGCGCCAGCAGGATCTGCGCAAGACCATTCCGCCGCTGGCCGGCGCGCTGCTGAAGAACGAGCAGGACGTGCACCTGTTCGAGCGCCTGGCCTTCCTTGCCCGCCGCGAGCAGCGCTGA
- a CDS encoding protein of unknown function DUF983 (PFAM: protein of unknown function DUF983~KEGG: atc:AGR_C_1409 hypothetical protein) translates to MPLDPYFAPISPWSAGLGCHCPRCGRGPLFKGFLDLAPSCTACGLDYGFADSGDGPAVFVILFGGFVVVALAFWVEAAFEPPLWVHAMLWIPAILVVTLGLLRPFKGVMVALQYRNKAAEGRLDSHTP, encoded by the coding sequence ATGCCCCTGGACCCTTATTTCGCGCCGATCTCCCCGTGGTCGGCCGGTCTTGGCTGCCACTGCCCCCGATGCGGGCGCGGGCCGCTGTTCAAGGGGTTCCTGGATCTGGCGCCGTCCTGCACCGCCTGTGGGCTCGATTATGGCTTTGCCGATTCCGGTGACGGGCCGGCGGTGTTCGTCATCCTGTTCGGCGGCTTCGTGGTGGTGGCGCTGGCCTTCTGGGTGGAGGCGGCATTCGAGCCGCCGCTCTGGGTCCATGCGATGCTCTGGATACCCGCCATCCTCGTGGTGACGCTGGGACTGCTGCGCCCGTTCAAGGGCGTGATGGTGGCGCTGCAATACCGCAACAAGGCCGCCGAGGGGCGGCTCGATTCGCACACGCCGTGA
- a CDS encoding cytochrome c oxidase subunit III (PFAM: cytochrome c oxidase subunit III~KEGG: rpa:RPA0836 cytochrome c oxidase subunit III), producing the protein MAEAHVKKHDYHVVDPSPWPIIGSVSALILTAGAVVWMHGGTAIAMVVGFLGVLYTMFGWWRDMVHEARSGFHTRVVDLGLRYGMILFIASEVMFFVAWFWAFFDASLFTSEAINYQRLEFTGGVWPPKGIESLDPWHLPLLNTLILLTSGTTVTWAHHALLHGDRQGLKWGLWCTVLLGVLFSTLQAYEYAHAHFAFAGNIYGATFFMATGFHGFHVIVGTIFLAVCLLRAYQGDFTPQKHFGFEAAAWYWHFVDVVWLFLFTFVYVWASGGSAGH; encoded by the coding sequence ATGGCCGAGGCACACGTCAAGAAACACGATTACCACGTGGTCGATCCAAGCCCGTGGCCGATCATCGGCTCGGTCTCGGCGCTCATCCTCACCGCTGGCGCGGTGGTGTGGATGCATGGCGGCACTGCCATCGCCATGGTGGTGGGCTTCCTCGGCGTCCTCTACACCATGTTCGGCTGGTGGCGGGACATGGTCCATGAAGCCCGCTCGGGCTTCCACACCCGGGTGGTGGATCTGGGCCTGCGCTACGGCATGATCCTGTTCATCGCCTCCGAGGTGATGTTCTTCGTCGCCTGGTTCTGGGCCTTCTTCGATGCCTCCCTGTTCACCAGCGAGGCCATCAACTACCAGCGGCTCGAGTTCACCGGCGGCGTCTGGCCCCCCAAGGGCATCGAATCCCTGGACCCGTGGCACCTGCCACTGCTCAACACGTTGATCCTGCTCACCTCCGGCACCACTGTCACCTGGGCCCACCATGCCCTGTTGCACGGCGACCGGCAGGGCCTGAAGTGGGGCCTGTGGTGCACCGTGCTCCTCGGCGTGCTGTTCTCGACGCTGCAGGCCTACGAATACGCCCACGCCCATTTCGCCTTCGCGGGCAACATCTATGGCGCCACCTTCTTCATGGCCACGGGCTTCCATGGCTTCCATGTGATCGTGGGCACAATCTTCCTCGCGGTGTGCCTGCTGCGGGCCTATCAGGGCGACTTCACCCCCCAGAAGCATTTCGGCTTCGAGGCGGCGGCCTGGTATTGGCACTTCGTGGACGTGGTGTGGCTGTTCCTCTTCACCTTCGTCTATGTGTGGGCGTCCGGCGGCTCCGCCGGTCACTGA
- a CDS encoding MltA-interacting MipA family protein (PFAM: MltA-interacting MipA family protein~KEGG: rpc:RPC_0793 MltA-interacting MipA), with protein MHRSLRFALLATVFSVGGLVPATAADLFSPPPATPVAPSAQEDWYLTIGAAGQLEPKYPGSDDYTVRPGLIFSISKASQLNVFRSVDDNPSIALLDTGTFRVGAVGRLDWGRNASDSDILTGLGDIGVSVEAGGFAEWYVTPWLRTRAELRYGVGGFEGIRGLLGADVIVPYGQWRFAVGPRLTYGGSGYMETYFGVTPVQAAVATAFGNPLPAYSAGAGFDLVGATAQLTYNFRNGFEAGVYGTYGHLLGDASSSPLTTDANQFMAGVSLSYTFNIGKAWW; from the coding sequence ATGCATCGGTCGCTGCGTTTCGCCCTTCTCGCCACGGTGTTTTCCGTGGGCGGGCTGGTTCCCGCCACGGCGGCCGACCTGTTTTCGCCGCCGCCGGCCACCCCGGTCGCGCCTTCGGCGCAGGAGGACTGGTATCTGACCATCGGCGCTGCCGGCCAGCTGGAACCCAAGTACCCCGGTTCCGATGACTACACGGTGCGCCCGGGTCTCATCTTCTCCATCAGCAAGGCGAGTCAGCTCAACGTCTTCCGCAGCGTGGACGACAACCCCTCCATCGCCCTGCTGGATACCGGCACCTTCCGCGTCGGCGCGGTCGGGCGGCTCGACTGGGGGCGCAACGCGAGCGATTCCGACATTCTGACCGGTCTTGGCGATATCGGCGTCTCGGTGGAAGCCGGCGGCTTCGCCGAATGGTACGTGACGCCTTGGCTGCGCACCCGCGCCGAGCTGCGCTACGGCGTCGGTGGTTTCGAGGGCATCCGCGGCCTGCTCGGCGCCGATGTCATCGTGCCCTACGGCCAGTGGCGCTTCGCTGTCGGCCCGCGCCTGACCTATGGCGGCTCCGGCTATATGGAGACCTATTTTGGTGTCACGCCGGTGCAGGCGGCCGTGGCCACGGCATTCGGCAATCCGCTGCCGGCCTACAGCGCGGGCGCCGGGTTCGACCTGGTGGGGGCCACCGCCCAGCTCACCTACAATTTCCGCAATGGCTTCGAGGCCGGTGTTTACGGCACCTACGGCCACCTGCTGGGCGACGCCTCGTCCTCGCCGCTCACCACCGATGCCAACCAGTTCATGGCCGGCGTCTCGCTCAGCTACACCTTCAACATCGGCAAGGCCTGGTGGTGA